In Anguilla rostrata isolate EN2019 chromosome 1, ASM1855537v3, whole genome shotgun sequence, a genomic segment contains:
- the LOC135235621 gene encoding dynein light chain Tctex-type 1-like — MDEFQSEETAFAVDEITDIIKEAVETTIGNSSYQHNRINQWTSSVVEASLNQLTKLGKPFKYIVTCIILQKNGAGLHTASSCFWDNTMDGSCTVKWENKTMYCIVSIFGLAI, encoded by the exons ATGGACGAGTTTCAATCAGAGGAG ACTGCGTTTGCTGTCGATGAAATCACCGACATCATCAAAGAA GCGGTGGAGACCACAATCGGCAATAGCTCTTACCAGCACAATCGAATTAACCAGTGGACATCGAGTGTGGTGGAGGCTAGCCTGAATCAGCTGACCAAACTGGGCAAACCCTTCAAATACATTG TGACCTGCATCATCCTACAGAAGAATGGGGCAGGGCTACACACCGCCAGCTCCTGCTTCTGGGACAACACAATGGACG gaAGCTGCACAGTGAAATGGGAGAACAAGACCATGTACTGCATCGTCAGTATTTTCGGGCTTGCCATCTGA